One part of the Muntiacus reevesi chromosome 18, mMunRee1.1, whole genome shotgun sequence genome encodes these proteins:
- the LOC136148992 gene encoding keratin, type I cytoskeletal 13, with the protein MSCRLQSSSASYGGGFGGGSCQLGGGRSISTCSTRFVSGGSAGGFGGGVSCGFGGGAGSGYGAGFGGSFGGGFGGGFGGGFGGGFGDFGGGDGGLLSGNEKITMQNLNDRLASYLEKVRALEEANADLEVKIRDWYLKQTPTSPERDYSPYFKTINELRDKILAATIDNNRIILEIDNARLAADDFRLKYENELTLRQSVEADINGLRRVLDELTLTKTDLEMQIESLNEELTYMKKNHEEEMKEFSNQMVGQVNVEMDATPGIDLTRVLAEMREQYEAMAEKNRRDAEEWFHSKSAELNKEVSSSTAMIQTSKTEITELRRTLQGLEIELQSQLSMKAGLESTLAETECRYALQLQQIQGLISSIEAQLSELRSEMECQNQEYKMLLDIKTRLEQEIATYRSLLEGQDAK; encoded by the exons ATGAGCTGTCGCCTGCAGAGTTCCTCCGCCAGCTATGGAGGTGGCTTCGGGGGTGGCTCCTGCCAGCTCGGAGGAGGTCGCAGTATCTCTACCTGCTCAACCCGGTTTGTCTCCGGGGGATCTGCTGGGGGCTTTGGGGGTGGTGTGAGCTGCGGCTTCGGTGGAGGGGCCGGTAGTGGCTATGGGGCTGGCTTCGGAGGCAGCTTTGGAGGTGGCTTCGGAGGTGGCTTTGGTGGGGGTTTTGGTGGAGGCTTCGGTGACTTCGGCGGTGGAGATGGCGGCCTCCTCTCTGGCAACGAGAAGATCACCATGCAGAATCTCAACGACCGCCTGGCCTCCTACCTGGAGAAGGTGcgtgccctggaggaggccaaTGCCGACCTGGAGGTGAAGATCCGAGACTGGTACCTAAAGCAGACCCCGACCAGCCCAGAGCGTGACTACAGTCCCTACTTCAAGACCATCAATGAACTCCGGGACAAG ATCTTGGCGGCCACCATTGACAACAACCGGATCATCCTGGAGATTGACAACGCCCGGCTGGCTGCCGACGACTTCAGGCTCAA gtaTGAGAATGAGCTGACCCTGCGCCAGAGCGTGGAGGCCGACATCAATGGCCTGCGCAGGGTGCTGGACGAGCTGACCCTGACCAAGACCGACCTGGAGATGCAGATTGAGAGCCTGAATGAGGAGCTGACCTACATGAAGAAGAACCACGAGGAG GAGATGAAGGAGTTCAGCAACCAGATGGTCGGCCAGGTCAATGTGGAGATGGATGCCACCCCAGGCATTGACCTGACCCGCGTGCTGGCAGAGATGAGGGAGCAGTATGAGGCTATGGCAGAGAAGAACCGCCGGGATGCAGAGGAATGGTTCCACAGCAAG AGCGCTGAGCTGAACAAAGAGGTGTCTTCCAGCACGGCCATGATCCAGACCAGCAAGACAGAGATCACCGAGCTCAGACGCACCCTCCAGGGCCTGGAGATCGAGCTGCAGTCCCAGCTGAGCATG AAAGCCGGGCTGGAGAGCACGCTGGCAGAGACGGAGTGCCGCTACGCCCTGCAGCTGCAGCAGATCCAGGGCCTCATCAGTAGCATCGAGGCCCAGCTGAGCGAGCTCCGCAGTGAGATGGAGTGCCAGAACCAGGAGTACAAGATGCTGCTGGACATCAAGACGCGGCTGGAACAGGAGATTGCCACCTACCGCAGCCTGCTGGAGGGCCAGGATGCCAAGTAG
- the KRT36 gene encoding keratin, type I cuticular Ha6 has translation MASQLCSPIFSSGSLRGHCGTTSGISRVSCVRSVGSCRVPSLAGVSGSASSVRLGLSSLGSCLPGSFLSSGFHSSGFAGTGGWFCEGAFNGNEKETMQFLNDRLANYLEKVRQLERENAELESRIREWYESQIPYICPDYQSYFKTIEELQQKILLTKADNARLVLQIDNAKLAADDFRTKYETELGMRQLVEADTNGLRRILDELTLCKADLEMQVESLKEELMCLKKNHEEEVNTLRCQLGDRLNVEVDAAPPVDLNKILDEMRCQYETLVENNRRDVEAWFNTQTEELNQQVVSSSEQLQCCQTEIIELRRNVNALEIELQAQHSMRNSLESTLAETEGRYSSQLAQMQGLISNVEAQLAEIRCDLERQNQEYQVLLDVKARLESEIATYRRLLEGEDCKLPAHPCATECKPAVRVPYVSSGPSAPGPQLSTQIRTITEEFRDGKIISSREHVQPL, from the exons ATggcctcccagctctgctccccgATCTTCTCCTCTGGGTCCCTCAGGGGCCACTGCGGCACAACCAGCGGCATCTCTCGGGTGTCCTGTGTCCGCTCCGTGGGCTCCTGCAGGGTGCCCAGCCTTGCTGGTGTTTCGGGGTCAGCCTCCTCCGTCAGGCTGGGCCTCTCCAGCCTTGGGAGCTGCTTGCCTGGTTCCTTCCTGTCCTCTGGGTTCCATTCCTCTGGCTTTGCCGGGACCGGGGGCTGGTTCTGCGAGGGCGCCTTCAATGGCAACGAGAAGGAGACCATGCAGTTCCTGAACGATCGCCTGGCTAACTACCTGGAGAAGGTGCGGCAGCTGGAGCGGGAGAACGCAGAGCTGGAGAGCCGCATCCGGGAGTGGTACGAGTCTCAGATCCCGTACATCTGCCCCGACTACCAGTCCTACTTCAAGACCATTGAGGAGCTCCAGCAGAAG ATCCTGCTGACCAAGGCTGACAACGCCAGGCTGGTCCTGCAAATTGACAATGCCAAGCTGGCTGCTGACGACTTCCGGACCAA GTACGAGACGGAACTGGGCATGAGGCAGCTGGTGGAGGCCGACACCAACGGCCTGCGCCGGATCCTGGACGAGCTGACCCTGTGCAAGGCCGACCTGGAGATGCAGGTGGAGTCCCTGAAGGAGGAGCTGATGTGTCTCAAGAAGAACCACGAGGAG GAAGTCAATACACTCCGATGCCAGCTTGGGGACCGGCTGAATGTGGAAGTGGATGCTGCTCCCCCGGTGGACCTCAACAAGATCCTGGACGAGATGAGATGCCAGTATGAGACCCTAGTGGAGAATAACCGCAGAGATGTGGAGGCCTGGTTCAACACCCAG ACCGAGGAGTTGAACCAGCAGGTGGTGTCCAGTTCGGAGCAGCTGCAGTGCTGCCAGACAGAGATCATCGAGCTGAGACGCAACGTCAACGCCCTGGAGATCGAGCTGCAGGCTCAGCACAGCATG CGGAATTCCCTAGAATCCACCCTGGCAGAGACTGAGGGCCGCTACAGCTCCCAGCTGGCCCAGATGCAGGGCCTGATCAGCAATGTGGAGGCTCAGCTGGCCGAGATCCGCTGCGACCTAGAGCGGCAGAACCAGGAGTACCAGGTGCTGCTGGATGTCAAGGCCCGGCTGGAGTCAGAGATCGCCACTTACCGCCGCCTGCTTGAGGGAGAAGACTGCAA GCTGCCTGCCCATCCTTGTGCCACGGAATGCAAACCTGCTGTTAGAGTTCCTTACGTCTCGAGTGGGCCCAGTGCCCCGGGCCCCCAGCTCAGCACCCAGATCCGCACCATCACAGAGGAGTTCAGAGATGGGAAGAtcatttcttccagggagcatgTGCAGCCGCTGTAA